Below is a window of Flavobacterium sp. N2820 DNA.
ATTTATTTCATCTTTGTAAAAAATTTGGCATTGAAAAAGATCTTTTTAATTCTATTCGTTGGAATAACTGCCCTAAACTATGCGCAAACAGTTCGAAAATACTCGAATGAGTTTATGAATATTGGGGTGGATGCTGCTGCTTTGGGAATGTCTAATGCAGTAGTTTCTCATACGAGTGATGTAAATTCGGGCTACTGGAATCCTGCAGGTTTACTAAAATTAGAAGACAAACAATTTTCGTTAATGCATGCGAGTTATTTTGCAAATATTGCCCAATATGATTATGCTGCTTTTGCGATGCCAATTGACAACCGAAGTGCCGTTGGAATTTCGTTAATTCGTTTTGGAGTAGATGACATTTTAAATACCACACAACTAATTGACAGCGAAGGAAATATAGATTACAACAGAATTTCATTATTTTCAACCGCCGATTACGGTTTAACCGTTTCCTATGCGAGAAGTTTACCCATCGAAGGATTAAATTATGGCGTGAATGCCAAGGTAATTCGAAGAGTTATAGGTGATTTTGCTAATTCGTGGGGATTTGGATTGGATTTAGGAATCCAATATATCAGCGAAGACGAAGATTGGAAATTTGGGTTAATGATTAGAGATATTACAACTACATACAATACGTGGACAATCGACGAAGAAAAATACCAGGAAATTGCAGATGCCGTACCCGGTGAAAATCAAGAATTGCCAGAAACGAGCGAAATTACCTTACCAAAAGCGCAATTGGGTATGTCTAAAAAGTGGATTATTCGCTACGATTATAGTTTAGTTGCTGCAGCTAATTTAAACATGCAATTTGCCAGAACAAACGATATTATTTCTACCAATACAGTGAGTATTGACCCTGCTTTAGGATTTGAATTTGGTTATATAAATTTAGTTTATTTGCGAGGTGGAGTTGGAAATTTTCAACAAATTACCCAAATAGACGATTCTAAAAAACTGAGCTTTCAACCCAATATTGGTATCGGATTCAAATATAAAGGAATTCATGTTGATTATGCACTAACCGACTTAGGTGATCAAAGTGCCGCTTTGTATTCGAATATTTTTTCGATAAAAGTAGATTGGGAATTGTTTAGATAATTTAAGAAAAAAGAGCAAAGAAACTAGAAGAAAGACTTTAAATAAAATGATAAAAAAACTACTTTTCACGCTACTTATTTTAATTTCTTTTCATGGATTTTCCCAAAATATATCCCTTTCAAACCAAGCGAAAGTAAGTATTTTAACCTGTGGCACTGGACCAGAATCATATGCAATGTATGGACATACGGGAATTCGAATTCAGGATACAGCCCAACAAATTGATGTAGTTTACAATTATGGCGCGTTTGATTTTAATACCCCTAACTTCATCGGGAAATTTATAAAAGGTGATTTACAATATTTTGTAACAAATGGAAGTTATATCGATTTTTACTACAATTATCAAGCTGAAAATCGTGAAATTATCGAACAAAATCTGGCACTTTCTTCGACACAAATCAATCAATTGTTTCAGCAACTAAATGCCTCTGTTTATAGTGATGATCGATTCTATACCTATAAATTTATTGATAGAAATTGTACTACAATGGTTGTGGATAAAATCAATAGCACATTAGGCAGTGAATACATAAAATCGGCCACAACAAATCAATCGTATAGAGAAATCTTGTATCCCTACATGACTGATTTTTATATGAAATTAGGCATTCAATTGATTTTTGGTGCAAAAGTAGATGAACCTGCTACTCGCCTATTTTTACCTTATGAATTCAAAAAAGCAATTTCGGATACAAAAGTAAACGGAAGCGGTATTGAACAATCAAACAAAACCATCTTAGAAGCTAGAAAAACGGATCTTCCATTCAATTGGTTAAATTCGATTTATTCTTTAATTGGAGCGCTTTTACTTTTAGTTATTTTAGGTAAAAAGTGGCTAAAAATTAGTTATTTTATCTTTGCTGGATTATTAGGAGTTTTCTTTTCTTTAGTAGGATTATACTCGCTACATGAAGAAATATTATGGAATTATAACATTCTATTATTCAATCCTTTAGTGTTATTTTTTACATGGTATTATTGGAAAGGTAATTGTGCAAAAATTGTGCTTTTTGGAAAAATTTGTCTTGGGTTTCTACTAGCATATTTTGTTTATATGTTAAACAA
It encodes the following:
- a CDS encoding DUF4105 domain-containing protein — its product is MIKKLLFTLLILISFHGFSQNISLSNQAKVSILTCGTGPESYAMYGHTGIRIQDTAQQIDVVYNYGAFDFNTPNFIGKFIKGDLQYFVTNGSYIDFYYNYQAENREIIEQNLALSSTQINQLFQQLNASVYSDDRFYTYKFIDRNCTTMVVDKINSTLGSEYIKSATTNQSYREILYPYMTDFYMKLGIQLIFGAKVDEPATRLFLPYEFKKAISDTKVNGSGIEQSNKTILEARKTDLPFNWLNSIYSLIGALLLLVILGKKWLKISYFIFAGLLGVFFSLVGLYSLHEEILWNYNILLFNPLVLFFTWYYWKGNCAKIVLFGKICLGFLLAYFVYMLNKIHLEIVWPFIVLHFYWIAKIVLQNKKCNIVRG
- a CDS encoding PorV/PorQ family protein codes for the protein MNIGVDAAALGMSNAVVSHTSDVNSGYWNPAGLLKLEDKQFSLMHASYFANIAQYDYAAFAMPIDNRSAVGISLIRFGVDDILNTTQLIDSEGNIDYNRISLFSTADYGLTVSYARSLPIEGLNYGVNAKVIRRVIGDFANSWGFGLDLGIQYISEDEDWKFGLMIRDITTTYNTWTIDEEKYQEIADAVPGENQELPETSEITLPKAQLGMSKKWIIRYDYSLVAAANLNMQFARTNDIISTNTVSIDPALGFEFGYINLVYLRGGVGNFQQITQIDDSKKLSFQPNIGIGFKYKGIHVDYALTDLGDQSAALYSNIFSIKVDWELFR